A stretch of the Macaca mulatta isolate MMU2019108-1 chromosome 14, T2T-MMU8v2.0, whole genome shotgun sequence genome encodes the following:
- the POU2AF1 gene encoding POU domain class 2-associating factor 1 isoform X2, producing the protein MLWQKPTAPEQAPAPARPYQGVRVKEPVKELLRRKRGHASSGAAPAPTAVVLPHQPLATYTTVGPSCLDMEGSVSAVTEEGALCAGWLSQPTPATLQPLAPWTPYTEYVPHEAVSCPYSADMYVQPVCPSYTVVGPSSVLTYASPPLITNVTTRSSATPAVGPPLEGPEHQAPLTYFPWPQPLSTLPTSTLQYQPPAPALPGPQFVQLPISIPEPVLQDMEDPRRATSSLTIDKLLLEEEDSDAYALNHTLSVEGF; encoded by the exons CCACAGCTCCGGAGCAAGCCCCCGCCCCGGCCCGGCCATACCAGGGCGTCCGCGTGAAGGAGCCAGTGAAGGAACTGCTGAGGAGGAAGCGAGGCCACGCCAGCAGCGGGGCAGCGCCTGCACCTACGGcg GTGGTGCTGCCCCATCAGCCCCTGGCGACCTACACCACAGTGG GTCCTTCCTGCCTGGACATGGAAGGCTCTGTATCTGCAGTGACGGAGGAGGGTGCTCTGTGTGCCGGCTGGCTCTCCCAGCCCACTCCGGccaccctccagcccctggccccATGGACACCTTACACCGAGTATGTGCCCCATGAAGCCGTCAGCTGTCCCTACTCAGCTGACATGTATGTGCAGCCCGTGTGCCCCAGCTACACGGTGGTGGGGCCCTCCTCAGTGTTGACCTATGCCTCTCCGCCACTCATCACCAATGTCACG ACAAGAAGCTCCGCCACGCCCGCAGTGGGGCCTCCGCTGGAGGGCCCAGAGCACCAGGCACCCCTCACCTATTTCCCGTGGCCTCAGCCCCTTTCCACGCTACCCACCTCCACCCTGCAGTACCAGCCTCCGGCCCCAGCCCTACCTGGGCCCCAGTTTGTCCAGCTCCCCATCTCTATCCCAGAGCCAGTCCTTCAGGACATGGAAGATCCCAGGAGAGCCACCAGCTCACTGACCATCGACAAGCTGCTTTTGGAGGAAGAGGATAGCGACGCCTACGCGCTCAACCACACTCTCTCTGTGGAAGGCTTTTAG